From the genome of Thunnus thynnus chromosome 1, fThuThy2.1, whole genome shotgun sequence, one region includes:
- the LOC137185354 gene encoding uncharacterized protein isoform X1 — MKFNRRVRDRMSLILFLLGNIASVALSGLDNETGLNLDCTNDLEDLMSCDFDAQNCTEYNLTLRSNDGYGEQRCIIKQCDTGRCCCSVKIILIQGETHNATVFKGGQSVESKYISITDSVKPKAPTIISVNESNGNFRVEWTANTNSNSLRSRLSAQVTYHKKGDTKEVAAIIDGPNYFEILGKHLEPSTTYLVSMKSYTSISGLFSDSSEEHEFRTPASRRTLLLAVIICLSIAAVIIANVTLGCFEISGMSTGFSSAIIEPADIKAGVRDALSKAFTHIGPRSSVTAPLLTESNKDSDLLSATYNPCVTADDLKNSLQSTDFDNMTYSIRIPSCQIMMNNSEMFCDSVYHPSEGDMMTCPDKQAPVCPDPVQQNIILPAVVSSLMPTDMSYQCSPDKQVPVQDGQCLSDDQRPFLSFISANLSTPIITDSDYHSV; from the exons ATGAAGTTTAACAG GCGAGTTCGCGATAGGATGTCTTTGATCCTGTTTCTTTTAGGAAACATTGCCTCTGTAGCTCTCTCTG GGCTTGATAATGAAACAGGCCTGAATCTTGATTGTACCAACGACTTAGAGGATTTGATGTCTTGCGACTTTGACGCACAAAACTGCACTGAATACAATCTGACTCTGCGGAGCAACGATGGATATGG GGAGCAGCGCTGCATTATCAAGCAGTGTGACACTGGACGGTGTTGTTGCTCTGTCAAAATCATACTTATACAAGGGGAGACTCATAACGCAACAGTTTTCAAAGGGGGCCAAAGTGTGGAGTCCAAATACATCAGCATCACAGATAGTG TAAAGCCCAAAGCACCAACAATCATCTCAGTGAATGAATCCAACGGGAATTTTAGAGTTGAGTGGACGGCAAACACTAACAGTAACAGTCTCAGAAGCAGATTGAGTGCTCAAGTGACTTACCATAAGAAGGGAGACACAAAAGAG GTAGCAGCCATAATTGATGGACCAAATTACTTTGAAATACTTGGTAAACACTTGGAGCCAAGTACAACATACCTGGTCAGCATGAAAAGCTACACAAGCATAAGTGGACTGTTCAGTGACAGTAGTGAAGAGCATGAATTCAGAACTC CTGCATCCCGTCGCACCCTGCTCTTGGCTGTCATCATCTGCCTCAGTATTGCTGCAGTCATCATCGCCAATGTTACACTGGGCTGTTTTGAAAT CAGTGGGATGAGTACCGGCTTCTCTTCTGCCATTATAGAACCTGCTGACATCAAGGCCGGTGTTCGGGATGCCCTCAGTAAAGCCTTCACCCACATTGGTCCAAGATCATCAGTGACTGCCCCTCTGCTCACAGAATCAAACAAAGACAGTGATTTGCTCTCCGCTACCTACAATCCTTGTGTCACAGCTGATGACTTAAAGAATTCTCTTCAATCCACTGACTTTGACAACATGACCTATTCGATACGCATTCCCAGCTGTCAGATAATGATGAATAATTCTGAGATGTTTTGTGACTCTGTGTACCATCCCAGTGAAGGTGACATGATGACCTGTCCTGACAAGCAAGCACCAGTTTGTCCAGATCCTGTACaacaaaatatcattttacCAGCAGTGGTTTCATCTCTTATGCCAACAGACATGTCGTATCAGTGCAGTCCTGACAAGCAAGTACCAGTCCAGGATGGTCAATGTCTCTCTGATGACCAAAgaccttttctctctttcatctctgctAACCTGTCTACACCAATAATCACAGACAGTGACTATCACAGTGTGTAg
- the LOC137185354 gene encoding uncharacterized protein isoform X3, with translation MKFNRRVRDRMSLILFLLGNIASVALSGLDNETGLNLDCTNDLEDLMSCDFDAQNCTEYNLTLRSNDGYGEQRCIIKQCDTGRCCCSVKIILIQGETHNATVFKGGQSVESKYISITDSVKPKAPTIISVNESNGNFRVEWTANTNSNSLRSRLSAQVTYHKKGDTKEVAAIIDGPNYFEILGKHLEPSTTYLVSMKSYTSISGLFSDSSEEHEFRTPASRRTLLLAVIICLSIAAVIIANVTLGCFEITC, from the exons ATGAAGTTTAACAG GCGAGTTCGCGATAGGATGTCTTTGATCCTGTTTCTTTTAGGAAACATTGCCTCTGTAGCTCTCTCTG GGCTTGATAATGAAACAGGCCTGAATCTTGATTGTACCAACGACTTAGAGGATTTGATGTCTTGCGACTTTGACGCACAAAACTGCACTGAATACAATCTGACTCTGCGGAGCAACGATGGATATGG GGAGCAGCGCTGCATTATCAAGCAGTGTGACACTGGACGGTGTTGTTGCTCTGTCAAAATCATACTTATACAAGGGGAGACTCATAACGCAACAGTTTTCAAAGGGGGCCAAAGTGTGGAGTCCAAATACATCAGCATCACAGATAGTG TAAAGCCCAAAGCACCAACAATCATCTCAGTGAATGAATCCAACGGGAATTTTAGAGTTGAGTGGACGGCAAACACTAACAGTAACAGTCTCAGAAGCAGATTGAGTGCTCAAGTGACTTACCATAAGAAGGGAGACACAAAAGAG GTAGCAGCCATAATTGATGGACCAAATTACTTTGAAATACTTGGTAAACACTTGGAGCCAAGTACAACATACCTGGTCAGCATGAAAAGCTACACAAGCATAAGTGGACTGTTCAGTGACAGTAGTGAAGAGCATGAATTCAGAACTC CTGCATCCCGTCGCACCCTGCTCTTGGCTGTCATCATCTGCCTCAGTATTGCTGCAGTCATCATCGCCAATGTTACACTGGGCTGTTTTGAAAT AACCTGCTGA
- the LOC137185354 gene encoding uncharacterized protein isoform X2, with translation MKFNRRVRDRMSLILFLLGNIASVALSGLDNETGLNLDCTNDLEDLMSCDFDAQNCTEYNLTLRSNDGYGEQRCIIKQCDTGRCCCSVKIILIQGETHNATVFKGGQSVESKYISITDSVKPKAPTIISVNESNGNFRVEWTANTNSNSLRSRLSAQVTYHKKGDTKEVAAIIDGPNYFEILGKHLEPSTTYLVSMKSYTSISGLFSDSSEEHEFRTPASRRTLLLAVIICLSIAAVIIANVTLGCFEIGMSTGFSSAIIEPADIKAGVRDALSKAFTHIGPRSSVTAPLLTESNKDSDLLSATYNPCVTADDLKNSLQSTDFDNMTYSIRIPSCQIMMNNSEMFCDSVYHPSEGDMMTCPDKQAPVCPDPVQQNIILPAVVSSLMPTDMSYQCSPDKQVPVQDGQCLSDDQRPFLSFISANLSTPIITDSDYHSV, from the exons ATGAAGTTTAACAG GCGAGTTCGCGATAGGATGTCTTTGATCCTGTTTCTTTTAGGAAACATTGCCTCTGTAGCTCTCTCTG GGCTTGATAATGAAACAGGCCTGAATCTTGATTGTACCAACGACTTAGAGGATTTGATGTCTTGCGACTTTGACGCACAAAACTGCACTGAATACAATCTGACTCTGCGGAGCAACGATGGATATGG GGAGCAGCGCTGCATTATCAAGCAGTGTGACACTGGACGGTGTTGTTGCTCTGTCAAAATCATACTTATACAAGGGGAGACTCATAACGCAACAGTTTTCAAAGGGGGCCAAAGTGTGGAGTCCAAATACATCAGCATCACAGATAGTG TAAAGCCCAAAGCACCAACAATCATCTCAGTGAATGAATCCAACGGGAATTTTAGAGTTGAGTGGACGGCAAACACTAACAGTAACAGTCTCAGAAGCAGATTGAGTGCTCAAGTGACTTACCATAAGAAGGGAGACACAAAAGAG GTAGCAGCCATAATTGATGGACCAAATTACTTTGAAATACTTGGTAAACACTTGGAGCCAAGTACAACATACCTGGTCAGCATGAAAAGCTACACAAGCATAAGTGGACTGTTCAGTGACAGTAGTGAAGAGCATGAATTCAGAACTC CTGCATCCCGTCGCACCCTGCTCTTGGCTGTCATCATCTGCCTCAGTATTGCTGCAGTCATCATCGCCAATGTTACACTGGGCTGTTTTGAAAT TGGGATGAGTACCGGCTTCTCTTCTGCCATTATAGAACCTGCTGACATCAAGGCCGGTGTTCGGGATGCCCTCAGTAAAGCCTTCACCCACATTGGTCCAAGATCATCAGTGACTGCCCCTCTGCTCACAGAATCAAACAAAGACAGTGATTTGCTCTCCGCTACCTACAATCCTTGTGTCACAGCTGATGACTTAAAGAATTCTCTTCAATCCACTGACTTTGACAACATGACCTATTCGATACGCATTCCCAGCTGTCAGATAATGATGAATAATTCTGAGATGTTTTGTGACTCTGTGTACCATCCCAGTGAAGGTGACATGATGACCTGTCCTGACAAGCAAGCACCAGTTTGTCCAGATCCTGTACaacaaaatatcattttacCAGCAGTGGTTTCATCTCTTATGCCAACAGACATGTCGTATCAGTGCAGTCCTGACAAGCAAGTACCAGTCCAGGATGGTCAATGTCTCTCTGATGACCAAAgaccttttctctctttcatctctgctAACCTGTCTACACCAATAATCACAGACAGTGACTATCACAGTGTGTAg
- the LOC137185236 gene encoding uncharacterized protein isoform X5 yields the protein MKFNRRVRDRMSLILFLLGNIASVALSGLDNETGLNLDCTNDLEDLMSCDFDAQNCTEYNLTLRSNNGYGEQHCIIKQCDTGRCCCSVEMILTSGETHNATVFKGGQSVESKVISITDSVKPKAPTIISVEESNGNFRVEWTANTNSNSLRSRLSAQVTYHKKGDTKEVAAIIDGPNYFEILGKHLEPSTTYLVSMKSYTSISGLFSDSSEEHEFRTPAYRHALLSAVIICLSIAAVIITSVALGCFEILKAKWRDTLSKCPNPELLDIHPGEQKVLKQLQTNFSSVSIDTAVVNNSEPRLMASLTESSSEMSTGFSSAIIEPADIKAGVRDALSKAFAHIGPRSSVTAPLLTESNEDSGLLSATYNPCVTADDLKNSPQSTDFDNMTYLIRIPSCQIMMNNSEMFCDSVYHPSEGDMMTCPDKQAPVCPDPVQQNIILPAVVSSLMPTDMSYQCSPDKQVPVQDGQCRSDDQRPFLSFISANPSTPIITDSDYHSV from the exons ATGAAGTTTAACAG GCGAGTTCGCGATAGGATGTCTTTGATCCTGTTTCTTTTAGGAAACATTGCCTCTGTAGCTCTCTCTG GGCTTGATAATGAAACAGGCCTGAATCTTGATTGTACCAACGACTTAGAGGATTTGATGTCTTGTGACTTTGACGCACAAAACTGCACTGAATACAATCTGACTCTGCGGAGCAACAATGGATATGG GGAGCAGCACTGCATTATCAAGCAGTGTGACACTGGACGGTGTTGTTGCTCTGTCGAAATGATACTTACATCAGGGGAGACTCATAACGCAACAGTTTTCAAAGGGGGCCAAAGTGTGGAGTCCAAAGTCATCAGCATCACAGATAGTG TAAAGCCCAAAGCACCAACAATCATCTCAGTGGAGGAATCCAACGGGAATTTTAGAGTTGAGTGGACGGCAAACACTAACAGTAACAGTCTCAGAAGCAGATTGAGTGCTCAAGTGACTTACCATAAGAAGGGAGACACAAAAGAG GTAGCAGCCATAATTGATGGACCAAATTACTTTGAAATACTTGGTAAACACTTGGAGCCAAGTACAACATACCTGGTCAGCATGAAAAGCTACACAAGCATAAGTGGACTGTTCAGTGACAGTAGTGAAGAGCATGAATTCAGAACTC CTGCGTACCGTCACGCCCTGCTCTCGGCTGTCATCATCTGCCTCAGTATTGCTGCAGTCATCATCACCAGTGTTGCACTAGGCTGTTTTGAAAT ATTAAAAGCAAAGTGGCGGGATACACTTTCCAAATGTCCAAATCCAGAACTTTTAGACATACATCCAGGCGAACAAAAG GTTTTAAAGCAATTACAAACCAACTTCTCTTCTGTCTCCATTGACACTGCTGTTGTAAATAACAGTGAACCACG CTTGATGGCATCACTGACAGAAAGCAGCAGTGAGATGAGTACCGGCTTCTCTTCTGCCATTATAGAACCTGCTGACATCAAGGCCGGCGTTCGGGATGCCCTCAGTAAAGCCTTCGCCCACATTGGTCCAAGATCATCAGTGACAGCCCCTCTGCTCACAGAATCAAACGAAGACAGTGGTTTGCTCTCCGCTACCTACAATCCTTGTGTCACAGCTGATGACTTAAAGAATTCTCCTCAATCCACTGACTTTGACAACATGACCTATTTGATACGCATTCCCAGCTGTCAGATAATGATGAATAATTCTGAGATGTTTTGTGACTCTGTGTACCATCCCAGTGAAGGTGACATGATGACCTGTCCTGACAAGCAAGCACCAGTTTGTCCAGATCCTGTACaacaaaatatcattttacCAGCAGTGGTTTCATCTCTTATGCCAACAGACATGTCGTATCAGTGCAGTCCTGACAAGCAAGTACCAGTCCAGGATGGTCAATGTCGCTCTGATGACCAAAgaccttttctctctttcatctctgctAACCCGTCTACACCAATAATCACAGACAGTGACTATCACAGTGTGTAg
- the LOC137185236 gene encoding uncharacterized protein isoform X4, producing the protein MKFNRRVRDRMSLILFLLGNIASVALSGLDNETGLNLDCTNDLEDLMSCDFDAQNCTEYNLTLRSNNGYGEQRCIIKQCDTGRCCCSVKMMLVLVETHTATVFKGGQSVESKVISITASVKPKAPTIISVKRSNGNFRVKWTANTDKNSLINRLTAQVTYHKKGDTKEVSENITTAVVDGPNHYEILGKHLEPSTTYLVSMKSYTSISGLFSDSSQEREFTTYEFRTPAYRHALLSAVIICLSIAAVIITSVALGCFEILKAKWRDTLSKCPNPELLDIHPGEQKVLKQLQTNFSSVSIDTAVVNNSEPRLMASLTESSSEMSTGFSSAIIEPADIKAGVRDALSKAFAHIGPRSSVTAPLLTESNEDSGLLSATYNPCVTADDLKNSPQSTDFDNMTYLIRIPSCQIMMNNSEMFCDSVYHPSEGDMMTCPDKQAPVCPDPVQQNIILPAVVSSLMPTDMSYQCSPDKQVPVQDGQCRSDDQRPFLSFISANPSTPIITDSDYHSV; encoded by the exons ATGAAGTTTAACAG GCGAGTTCGCGATAGGATGTCTTTGATCCTGTTTCTTTTAGGAAACATTGCCTCTGTAGCTCTCTCTG GGCTTGATAATGAAACAGGCCTGAATCTTGATTGTACCAACGACTTAGAGGATTTGATGTCTTGTGACTTTGACGCACAAAACTGCACTGAATACAATCTGACTCTGCGGAGCAACAATGGATATGG GGAGCAGCGCTGCATTATCAAGCAGTGTGACACTGGACGATGTTGTTGCTCTGTCAAAATGATGCTTGTACTAGTGGAGACTCATACAGCAACAGTTTTCAAAGGGGGCCAAAGTGTGGAGTCCAAAGTCATCAGCATCACAGCTAGTG TAAAGCCCAAAGCACCAACAATCATCTCAGTGAAGCGATCCAACGGGAATTTTAGAGTTAAGTGGACggcaaacactgacaaaaacagtCTCATAAACAGATTGACTGCTCAAGTGACTTACCATAAAAAAGGAGACACAAAAGAG GTATCTGAAAATATCACAACAGCCGTAGTTGATGGACCAAATCACTATGAAATACTTGGTAAACACTTGGAGCCAAGTACAACATACCTGGTCAGCATGAAAAGCTACACAAGCATAAGTGGCCTGTTCAGTGACAGTAGCCAGGAAAGAGAATTTACAACCTATGAATTCAGAACTC CTGCGTACCGTCACGCCCTGCTCTCGGCTGTCATCATCTGCCTCAGTATTGCTGCAGTCATCATCACCAGTGTTGCACTAGGCTGTTTTGAAAT ATTAAAAGCAAAGTGGCGGGATACACTTTCCAAATGTCCAAATCCAGAACTTTTAGACATACATCCAGGCGAACAAAAG GTTTTAAAGCAATTACAAACCAACTTCTCTTCTGTCTCCATTGACACTGCTGTTGTAAATAACAGTGAACCACG CTTGATGGCATCACTGACAGAAAGCAGCAGTGAGATGAGTACCGGCTTCTCTTCTGCCATTATAGAACCTGCTGACATCAAGGCCGGCGTTCGGGATGCCCTCAGTAAAGCCTTCGCCCACATTGGTCCAAGATCATCAGTGACAGCCCCTCTGCTCACAGAATCAAACGAAGACAGTGGTTTGCTCTCCGCTACCTACAATCCTTGTGTCACAGCTGATGACTTAAAGAATTCTCCTCAATCCACTGACTTTGACAACATGACCTATTTGATACGCATTCCCAGCTGTCAGATAATGATGAATAATTCTGAGATGTTTTGTGACTCTGTGTACCATCCCAGTGAAGGTGACATGATGACCTGTCCTGACAAGCAAGCACCAGTTTGTCCAGATCCTGTACaacaaaatatcattttacCAGCAGTGGTTTCATCTCTTATGCCAACAGACATGTCGTATCAGTGCAGTCCTGACAAGCAAGTACCAGTCCAGGATGGTCAATGTCGCTCTGATGACCAAAgaccttttctctctttcatctctgctAACCCGTCTACACCAATAATCACAGACAGTGACTATCACAGTGTGTAg
- the LOC137185341 gene encoding uncharacterized protein has protein sequence MKFNRRVRDRMSLILFLLGNIASVALSDLDNETGLNLVCTNDLEDLMSCDFDAQNCTEYNLTLWSNDEQGEQRCIIKQCDTGRCCCSVIMILIPGETHTATVFKGGQSVESKYISITDSVKPKAPTLISVKRSNGNFRVEWTANTNSNSLRSRLSAQVTYHKKGDTKEVSENITTAVVNGPNYYEILGKHLEPSTTYLVSMKSYTSISGLFSDSSEEHEFRTPASRRTLLLAVIICLSIAAVIIANVTLGCFEISGMSTGFSSAIIEPADIKAGVRDALSKAFTHIGPRSSVTAPLLTESNKDSDLLSATYNPCVTADDLKNSPQSTDFDNMTYSIRIPSCQIMMNNSEMFCDSVYHPSEGDMMTCPDKQAPVCPDPVQQNIILPAVVSSLMPTDMSYQCSPDKQVPVQDGQCLSDDQRPFLSFISANLSIPIITDSDYHSV, from the exons ATGAAGTTTAACAG GCGAGTTCGCGATAGGATGTCTTTGATCCTGTTTCTTTTAGGAAACATTGCCTCTGTAGCTCTCTCTG ATCTTGATAATGAAACAGGCCTGAATCTTGTTTGTACCAACGACTTAGAGGATTTGATGTCTTGTGACTTTGACGCACAAAATTGCACTGAATACAATCTGACTCTCTGGAGCAACGATGAACAAGG GGAGCAGCGCTGCATTATCAAGCAGTGTGACACTGGACGGTGTTGTTGCTCTGTCATAATGATACTTATACCAGGGGAGACTCATACAGCAACAGTTTTCAAAGGGGGCCAAAGTGTGGAGTCCAAATACATCAGCATCACAGATAGTG TAAAGCCCAAAGCACCAACACTCATCTCAGTGAAGCGATCCAACGGGAATTTTAGAGTTGAGTGGACGGCAAACACTAACAGTAACAGTCTCAGAAGCAGATTGAGTGCTCAAGTGACTTACCATAAGAAGGGAGACACAAAAGAG GTATCTGAAAATATCACAACAGCCGTAGTTAATGGACCAAATTACTATGAAATACTTGGTAAACACTTGGAGCCAAGTACAACATACCTGGTCAGCATGAAAAGCTACACAAGCATAAGTGGACTGTTCAGTGACAGTAGTGAAGAGCATGAATTCAGAACTC CTGCATCCCGTCGCACCCTGCTCTTGGCTGTCATCATCTGCCTCAGTATTGCTGCAGTCATCATCGCCAATGTTACACTGGGCTGTTTTGAAAT CAGTGGGATGAGTACCGGCTTCTCTTCTGCCATTATAGAACCTGCTGACATCAAGGCCGGCGTTCGGGATGCCCTCAGTAAAGCCTTCACCCACATTGGTCCAAGATCGTCAGTGACTGCCCCTCTGCTCACAGAATCAAACAAAGACAGTGATTTGCTCTCCGCTACCTACAATCCTTGTGTCACAGCTGATGACTTAAAGAATTCTCCTCAATCCACTGACTTTGACAACATGACCTATTCGATACGCATTCCCAGCTGTCAGATAATGATGAATAATTCTGAGATGTTTTGTGACTCTGTGTACCATCCCAGTGAAGGTGACATGATGACCTGTCCTGACAAGCAAGCACCAGTTTGTCCAGATCCTGTACaacaaaatatcattttacCAGCAGTGGTTTCATCTCTTATGCCAACAGACATGTCGTATCAGTGCAGTCCTGACAAGCAAGTACCAGTCCAGGATGGTCAATGTCTCTCTGATGACCAAAgaccttttctctctttcatctctgctAACCTGTCTATACCAATAATCACAGACAGTGACTATCACAGTGTGTAg
- the LOC137185236 gene encoding uncharacterized protein isoform X3, with protein MKFNRRVRDRMSLILFLLGNIASVALSGLDNETGLNLDCTNDLEDLMSCDFDAQNCTEYNLTLRSNNGYGEQHCIIKQCDTGRCCCSVEMILTSGETHNATVFKGGQSVESKVISITDSVKPKAPTIISVEESNGNFRVEWTANTNSNSLRSRLSAQVTYHKKGDTKEVSENITTAVVDGPNHYEILGKHLEPSTTYLVSMKSYTSISGLFSDSSQEREFTTYEFRTPAYRHALLSAVIICLSIAAVIITSVALGCFEILKAKWRDTLSKCPNPELLDIHPGEQKVLKQLQTNFSSVSIDTAVVNNSEPRLMASLTESSSEMSTGFSSAIIEPADIKAGVRDALSKAFAHIGPRSSVTAPLLTESNEDSGLLSATYNPCVTADDLKNSPQSTDFDNMTYLIRIPSCQIMMNNSEMFCDSVYHPSEGDMMTCPDKQAPVCPDPVQQNIILPAVVSSLMPTDMSYQCSPDKQVPVQDGQCRSDDQRPFLSFISANPSTPIITDSDYHSV; from the exons ATGAAGTTTAACAG GCGAGTTCGCGATAGGATGTCTTTGATCCTGTTTCTTTTAGGAAACATTGCCTCTGTAGCTCTCTCTG GGCTTGATAATGAAACAGGCCTGAATCTTGATTGTACCAACGACTTAGAGGATTTGATGTCTTGTGACTTTGACGCACAAAACTGCACTGAATACAATCTGACTCTGCGGAGCAACAATGGATATGG GGAGCAGCACTGCATTATCAAGCAGTGTGACACTGGACGGTGTTGTTGCTCTGTCGAAATGATACTTACATCAGGGGAGACTCATAACGCAACAGTTTTCAAAGGGGGCCAAAGTGTGGAGTCCAAAGTCATCAGCATCACAGATAGTG TAAAGCCCAAAGCACCAACAATCATCTCAGTGGAGGAATCCAACGGGAATTTTAGAGTTGAGTGGACGGCAAACACTAACAGTAACAGTCTCAGAAGCAGATTGAGTGCTCAAGTGACTTACCATAAGAAGGGAGACACAAAAGAG GTATCTGAAAATATCACAACAGCCGTAGTTGATGGACCAAATCACTATGAAATACTTGGTAAACACTTGGAGCCAAGTACAACATACCTGGTCAGCATGAAAAGCTACACAAGCATAAGTGGCCTGTTCAGTGACAGTAGCCAGGAAAGAGAATTTACAACCTATGAATTCAGAACTC CTGCGTACCGTCACGCCCTGCTCTCGGCTGTCATCATCTGCCTCAGTATTGCTGCAGTCATCATCACCAGTGTTGCACTAGGCTGTTTTGAAAT ATTAAAAGCAAAGTGGCGGGATACACTTTCCAAATGTCCAAATCCAGAACTTTTAGACATACATCCAGGCGAACAAAAG GTTTTAAAGCAATTACAAACCAACTTCTCTTCTGTCTCCATTGACACTGCTGTTGTAAATAACAGTGAACCACG CTTGATGGCATCACTGACAGAAAGCAGCAGTGAGATGAGTACCGGCTTCTCTTCTGCCATTATAGAACCTGCTGACATCAAGGCCGGCGTTCGGGATGCCCTCAGTAAAGCCTTCGCCCACATTGGTCCAAGATCATCAGTGACAGCCCCTCTGCTCACAGAATCAAACGAAGACAGTGGTTTGCTCTCCGCTACCTACAATCCTTGTGTCACAGCTGATGACTTAAAGAATTCTCCTCAATCCACTGACTTTGACAACATGACCTATTTGATACGCATTCCCAGCTGTCAGATAATGATGAATAATTCTGAGATGTTTTGTGACTCTGTGTACCATCCCAGTGAAGGTGACATGATGACCTGTCCTGACAAGCAAGCACCAGTTTGTCCAGATCCTGTACaacaaaatatcattttacCAGCAGTGGTTTCATCTCTTATGCCAACAGACATGTCGTATCAGTGCAGTCCTGACAAGCAAGTACCAGTCCAGGATGGTCAATGTCGCTCTGATGACCAAAgaccttttctctctttcatctctgctAACCCGTCTACACCAATAATCACAGACAGTGACTATCACAGTGTGTAg